From the genome of Falco cherrug isolate bFalChe1 chromosome 10, bFalChe1.pri, whole genome shotgun sequence:
TCAAGATGCTCCTCACGCataaagttttgctacctgGCTTTTAACAGTCTCATGAGCAAAGAGTTTAAGAGCACACTCGCCATATAGTCATATTAAATGCTTTGtgttaacaaaataaacatctgtTCCTCCACTGTTGTCGGCTGATGCCAGAGCATATGCTCACACTCATGCAGTCACCAaggtccaaaaaaaaaaaaaaaaaagtccaaacaGACCTGCTGTGCTTCTTTAGTGATGATTCTCAGGTGTTAGATGCACTTGTGCTGGAAACAATGACACAATGCAGCATGTTGTTGCCAGAGCGAGTCTATACGTTGGATTTGGGGGCAGAATTGAGGGGGATTTCTCTGAGTTCTATCCTCATGCAGAGGTACTCCCCGATTGCAGCCATCAGCGCAGTGCACACAATGTGCACCAGCCACCACGTCAGGGTGGAGGGAAAGTGCGAATTATAAATCCAGCAGCCCAAAAGGTGGAAGAAGTGAACTGTGACTGTGAAATCCAGGCACTGCTTTCCTCGGCGGATGAAGTATAGCAAGCCCAGAGCActgcaaaataaagacagaGATTAATAAATAAACTGTGCCATGCCTGTGGAAAAGCGGATACATCAAGAGCTATCAGCAGTTGCCAGTGCTGATTATTTAgctgttttaaaacttcttaaCTGTTTTAAGGGTAAGTTGTTTCTGACCTCTCTCCCAGCCGCTGCAGCAAGAATTAAATGCttacagctttttaattaaaagatggCAGGGAAATGATTTTTAGCACAGAAAGCCAGGCAGGAATTTTTAAACTATCTCCCCCAGTAATCTTTGCCCAGTGGCAGAGGCAAAATGCATTCTTGTTTACAGATCAGTGTTCACAGAGATCTGTTAATTCTAACTTTCAGTGAAATCTCTCgcagaagca
Proteins encoded in this window:
- the SYS1 gene encoding protein SYS1 homolog, with amino-acid sequence MAAQFRSYVWDPALIVAQMVLLQAGYYSSLGLWLALLGTLGSTGPSLHQVFSDEILGFSTPPGRLSMMAFILNALTCALGLLYFIRRGKQCLDFTVTVHFFHLLGCWIYNSHFPSTLTWWLVHIVCTALMAAIGEYLCMRIELREIPLNSAPKSNV